A single genomic interval of Lathyrus oleraceus cultivar Zhongwan6 chromosome 7, CAAS_Psat_ZW6_1.0, whole genome shotgun sequence harbors:
- the LOC127102586 gene encoding ATP-dependent DNA helicase PIF1-like — translation MEEDYQIINNVVELNLTNMLLKDLNELLNLHGKKIEDYDLPSLPPNTIDRDAIPSIIQEELAVDIPNQDIEYVAKLNNDQMIAFKTIMNVIAQKHTTASSGIARTLLPGGRTAHSRFKIPIDIQPSSIYGIQKQKDIANLIRVATAIIWDETPMTNKNYLEALDRSLQDICSNNAQFGGKVLIMGGDFCQVLPVLRKGTKAQMISACIIQSHLWNHTKILHLRQNMRLLHDQEFAEFLIRIGDGVEPTKPDDRVHH, via the exons ATGGAAGAGGATTATCAAATAATTAACAATGTTGTGGAATTAAACTTGACTAATATGTTGTTGAAGGACTTGAATGAACTATTAAACCTGCACGGTAAAAAAATTGAAGATTATGATCTCCCATCTTTACCCCCTAATACAATAGACAGAGATGCAATTCCTAGTATCATACAAGAGGAGTTAGCGGTCGATATCCCCAATCAAGATATTGAATATGTTGCTAAGTTAAATAATGATCAAATGATTGCATTCAAAACCATTATGAATGTAATTGCTCAAAAACACA CAACTGCATCATCTGGTATAGCTAGGACATTGTTACCCGGTGGTAGGACTGCACACTCTCGATTTAAGATACCTATTGATATACAACCGAGTTCCATTTATGGTATTCAAAAGCAAAAAGATATTGCAAATCTCATTAGAGTTGCTACCGCAATAATTTGGGATGAAACACCAATGACAAACAAAAATTATTTGGAAGCCTTAGATCGATCATTACAAGACATTTGTAGCAATAATGCGCAATTTGGTGGAAAAGTTCTGATCATGGGGGGAGATTTTTGTCAAGTTCTTCCTGTTTTAAGAAAAGGTACTAAGGCACAAATGATTTCAGCGTGTATTATTCAGTCTCATTTATGGAATCATACCAAGATTTTGCATTTGCGTCAAAATATGCGATTATTGCATGATCAAGAGTTTGCAGAATTTCTTATTCGCATTGGTGATGGTGTTGAACCTACCAAACCAGATGACAGGGTGCACCATTGA